GCTCTGATACCATCACTGCCTTACAGCCAGCTTTCAATGAAATCCCTGGTCACCCTGCTCGGCATCGACCTGCCGATCGTTCAGGCGCCCATGGCGGGCTCCCAGGACAGTGCGCTCGCCATTGCGGTGTCCAACGCCGGCGGTCTCGGTTCGCTGCCGTGCGCCATGCTCGGGGCCGACGCGCTCTCCGCGGAGCTGCAGCGCATCCGGGCGCAAACGTCGAAGCCGTTCAACGTCAATTTCTTCTGTCACCTGCCGCCGGCGCCGGACCC
This sequence is a window from Betaproteobacteria bacterium. Protein-coding genes within it:
- a CDS encoding nitronate monooxygenase → MKSLVTLLGIDLPIVQAPMAGSQDSALAIAVSNAGGLGSLPCAMLGADALSAELQRIRAQTSKPFNVNFFCHLPPAPDP